The following proteins are encoded in a genomic region of Leptospira ryugenii:
- a CDS encoding LIMLP_15305 family protein, producing the protein MDQNWLNATLERFRSEEGPVRKFLKEASLFAEAFANQEFDKTDALVRQEIAKKLTPLKDSLLKLEEGFVAKAQIQNIGKTNPALQTLERVINKITAAGYGLNGLGTGFKASAEEIEKLLNHDFGILEKLSSLELEITQKLNTWFAENPESAISNVVASIEKIEKEFEERKNIFLKK; encoded by the coding sequence ATGGATCAAAATTGGTTAAATGCAACGTTGGAACGATTCCGATCGGAGGAAGGTCCTGTTAGAAAATTTTTAAAAGAAGCAAGTCTATTTGCAGAGGCCTTTGCAAACCAGGAGTTTGACAAGACAGATGCATTGGTTAGGCAAGAAATTGCAAAAAAATTAACTCCCTTAAAAGACTCGCTCTTAAAACTAGAAGAGGGTTTTGTTGCAAAGGCACAAATCCAAAACATTGGAAAGACAAACCCAGCTTTACAAACATTAGAAAGAGTGATCAATAAGATCACAGCGGCAGGGTATGGATTAAATGGACTTGGTACAGGATTCAAAGCCAGCGCAGAAGAAATAGAAAAATTACTGAACCATGATTTTGGAATATTAGAAAAATTAAGTAGCTTAGAACTTGAAATTACCCAAAAGTTAAATACTTGGTTTGCAGAAAATCCTGAATCCGCCATTTCCAATGTCGTTGCAAGCATTGAAAAAATAGAAAAAGAGTTTGAAGAAAGAAAGAATATTTTTCTGAAAAAATAA
- a CDS encoding zinc ribbon domain-containing protein encodes MSSEKIYEMLWDCEFCGSKKLLGKTHRHCPNCGAAQDPTRRYFPSESEKVAVVDHIYYGADRVCPFCQTPNSANAKFCGNCGGDLDGAKEVTRRSDQIVGQANDSVQAAKTDFEQQKSQNAEEKQDLAFPDSKWIKPHAKTPTWVKWTLLSTLVGGIGFFLLGVLWTEVVSLQVSQQNWERTIEIERFKPVSDSSWCDSMPMDAYSVSRRSEVRSYRQVADGEECHTVRSDRGDGTYSESESCSTKYRSEPEYDDKCYFTVDRWTFERNSKSSGDGIDPEPFWPSPTFNDCGQSIGCERLGQRKEVYTVHFIESSGETRGEKHDCEFEQTKWKHFVPGKEYKAEKSVIFNYITCDTLTSIEPPTSE; translated from the coding sequence ATGTCTTCAGAGAAAATTTATGAGATGCTTTGGGATTGTGAGTTCTGTGGCTCCAAAAAGCTACTCGGAAAAACTCATAGGCATTGTCCCAATTGCGGAGCCGCACAAGATCCCACTAGGCGTTACTTTCCATCGGAATCGGAAAAAGTAGCGGTTGTAGATCATATCTATTATGGTGCCGATCGGGTCTGCCCATTTTGCCAAACTCCAAATTCTGCAAATGCAAAGTTTTGTGGAAATTGTGGAGGTGATTTGGATGGAGCAAAAGAAGTAACAAGGCGTTCGGATCAGATTGTTGGGCAGGCGAATGATTCTGTCCAAGCTGCCAAAACAGATTTTGAACAACAAAAATCGCAAAATGCAGAAGAGAAACAAGACCTTGCCTTTCCTGATTCAAAATGGATCAAACCTCATGCAAAGACACCCACTTGGGTGAAGTGGACCTTACTCTCCACTCTCGTCGGAGGTATTGGATTTTTTTTATTGGGGGTTCTTTGGACTGAGGTTGTTTCATTGCAGGTGAGCCAACAAAATTGGGAGAGGACGATAGAGATTGAAAGGTTCAAACCCGTTTCTGATTCCTCCTGGTGTGACTCTATGCCAATGGATGCATACAGTGTTAGCCGACGATCGGAAGTGAGAAGTTACCGTCAAGTTGCAGATGGAGAAGAATGTCACACAGTTCGCTCTGACCGCGGTGATGGAACCTATTCTGAAAGTGAAAGCTGTAGCACAAAATATAGAAGTGAACCAGAATACGATGACAAATGTTATTTCACTGTCGATCGTTGGACCTTTGAAAGAAATAGTAAAAGTAGCGGTGATGGTATTGATCCAGAGCCTTTCTGGCCTAGCCCAACATTTAATGACTGTGGACAAAGTATAGGCTGCGAACGACTGGGCCAAAGAAAAGAAGTATATACCGTACATTTTATTGAATCAAGTGGTGAGACCCGCGGTGAAAAGCATGATTGTGAATTTGAACAAACAAAGTGGAAACATTTCGTACCAGGAAAGGAATACAAAGCTGAAAAAAGTGTTATCTTTAATTACATTACCTGTGACACTTTAACTAGTATAGAACCACCCACTTCGGAATAG